A stretch of the Vicugna pacos unplaced genomic scaffold, VicPac4 scaffold_109, whole genome shotgun sequence genome encodes the following:
- the LOC140694895 gene encoding trafficking protein particle complex subunit 9-like → MDNLEAWNGTEMELLQRSEEKIQPCSILSELYELIGFHCKSTFFKRVAPVRHAAPGIPEPGGKACSRLLLQTLPGYSLSLDLQDFSKCVGTKTLLQPH, encoded by the exons atggataatctggaagcttggaatggaaccgagatggaattactgcag cgttccgaggagaaaattcagccgtgcagcatcctctccgagctctacgagttgatcggcttccactgcaagtccaccttcttcaagcgggtggcccccgtgcggcacgcggcccccggcatcccggagcctggcgggaaggcctgctcccgactcctcctgcagacgcttcctggctacagtctgtcactggacttgcaggacttcagcaaatgtgttggaactaaaacattgcttcagccccattaa